ATGGCGAGCTTTTCGTTTCCAGGGGGCAGTTGCCCCATCATCGGGCAGTCTTTCATCATTGCGCCGCCCATCATGTGCCCCTCCATCATCTGGCCGTGCATCATCGACGGATCGTGCATGCCGGATTGTGGTGTGCCGGTTGGTGTGTGCGACTCGGCGGCAACGCTCCATCCACTGCTTCCGATAAGCACGAGTGCGAGCAAAGGGACGGCAAGGCGTCTGGTATTCATGTGAAGTCCTTCTGTCAAATTTGAAGTGCTGGAACGCGGGCCGACGGTCAATTGATGACGACACCGCGGCCCATTGCGACCGTTTTCCGATAGCCGGATTCGAACCTTCGACCGAAACGGCGTCAGTCGGCACTAGCCCCCGCGGGCGAGCCGCGACTGACCGCTGACGCGATCTTCAGACGGGGGGCCGGCCAGGAGAGCTACAGCACCTGTGGCGGGCGCAGCGGGAGATGGGGAATGAACTGGGAGACGCGCGTGGAATCACGCGGCGTATGAACAGACGAAGACGATGCTACGGCGCGCACGAGGATCTCCGCGGGAGCCACGAAGACGCTGCAGGAAAGCATGCCGCTACTGCCATGGCAGGCAGTCTGATGGTGTGTCGATGACTCGTCCGCGGCATGCATATGAGCAATGAGGGTCGCCGCGGGCTGCCCCGTCATTTGCGAAGCCGTGATCGGAGGTGACACGTGAGAGCAAAGCGGCGCCTGCGCGGCGAAACCTGCCAGAGGCAGCCACGCGATCAGAAAATACAGCACCAGTTTGACAGCCCATTTCACGATCCTGCTCTCCCGTTTCGTGTCTATGCCCATGTTTCACCGAGTTTGCTCAGCCGCCCGGTCCCGATGCAGACTTCTCCAGCAGACTCAACTCGCGACGCGCGAGCTTCCGCCCGTCACCCCGGCTCAGTTCTTCGAGAATGGGGCAAGACGGCCGCTGATCGCCTGCGCAATGCCGCGCGAGATGCGCGAGTGCGTCCCGCATCTCGACAAGCTCCGCGATCCGCGTCTCGAGCTCGGCGACATGTTGCCTGGCAATCGCCTTCACCTCAGCGCTCGCGCGACGCTGATCCTTCCAGAGCGTCAGCAACTGACGGATCTGCTCGATGGCAAAACCCAGCGTGCGCGCCTGGCGGATGAAGCGCAATACGTGAACGTCATCCGTTCCATACGTCCGGTATCCGCTCTCGGTCCGACCGGCAGCCTGTATCAGTTCGATACTCTCGTAATAGCGGATCATTTTGGCGGACACGCCGGAGGCGCTCGCCGCTCGGCCTATGTTCATGGCACACCTTGCAAAGGTCGCGCAGCTTAGGCGGCCGCGTTGATTGCAGCCCGTCCTGTCTGTCGGGGCGCTGGGCGACACATTACTTTCCCGACGAATTCAAGGTAGACCTTCCGACGGTGGGAAGGTCAAGCGTTTTGCGTCAGGTCAAATAAAAATTTAGGCGACTCTTGACCTCCTCATGGCGCGGAATGCCCATTTGGATGCCATCACGGCAATTGCCGGTGGTGGCGGTGGTTCTCGTGGACCTGCCTATCCACATTCTTCCGGCGCCTCAAAAATCGGGCACATTTCGGTCAATGCGGCACCGGCGGTCGCGACTCAGGCTGATGTCAACTCCGTCGCCGACGCAAGTTCTGCCACCGGCAAAACCCGGGCACAGGTAAAGGCCGAATTGCTGCAGGCCGAAGAAAGTGGCTTCCTGCCAATCTACAAGAACAACTATCCGCCCAGCAGCGAGACGATCGCCCGTAACCGCATGCACTTCCCGCCGCTCGAGCACGCGTGGCGATCGGAAGGCAAGGTCGTCGAGGCGGCTCGGTAAGGAAGGACTGTGACGACCAGCGTTGGTTGCGGGCGTCGGTCAGAACCGTTTCAACTCAGGGAACGGATTCGCTGTGTGCGCGGGCGCAGTTCCTCTTTGTACCGCCATGTATCTGCCGGGCGCGTTGATACATGCGCTCGCAAAAACCGTCCTTCATGGAAACGAGCGAGATACATCCGCGCGTTTCACTACATCAACACCGAACCTGCTTTGCGTTGAGGATCGTCGCCAATGGTTCGTGCGACCACATTGCCATCGCGGTGGTTGCCAGCGCTGGAAGGTCAGCGGGCGCCTGTATCAACGCCAATTCCTGGCCTTGCCCGCAGTTTTTTGCCATCCGTGCCCGTGCGCACATGGAGTGGCTCCCTCACTTGTTATGGAAAGCGATCATGAAAGTAACTGCCCGGCTTAACCGTTTCATCCTCGCAACCCTGCTCCTTTCCACCTCCGTCGCGGCCTTTGCCGACGGCGATAGTGGGATCAAACAGGGATTGCTGGACCGCAATTACCCGGCGTTAGCCGCCACCAAAGTTGAAGACGCGGCAGCGCTGGTGAAGCAGGAAGCATCGTCGTTTTTGGTGAAGGTCTCGGCGCGTAGCGCGCTGACCGTGGAAGGCACGCTGCCCCCGCTCGACGGCGCCGTGCAATGGCTCAATTCGCCCCCGCTCAGTGCTGACGATCTGCGCAGCAAGGTCGTGATCGTGGACTTCTGGACCTACTCGTGCATCAATTCCCTGCGCATGCTGCCGTACCTGAAGGCATGGGCCGACAAGTACCGCGCGGCGGGCCTCGTCGTGATCGGCGTGCACGCGCCCGAGTTCGGCTTTGAAAAGGACCCCGGAAACGTGCGCCACGCAGTGAGCGACCTGAAGATCGACTACCCGGTCGCGATCGACACCGACCACGCGATCTGGAATGCGTTCGATAACGACTCCTGGCCGGCCAATTACTTCATCGATGCACGAGGCCGCATTCGCTATCACCAGTTCGGCGAGGGTAACTACGCGGAATCCGAGCAGGTCATCCGCGAGCTGCTGACCGAGGCGGGTGCGAAGAACCTGCCGGGCGGGTTCGTTGCCGATACCGGCAAGGGTGCCGAAGCGCCGCCTGCATTCGGCGATTTGCAGTCGCCGGAAACCTACCTCGGGTACGCACGCGCGCAGGGATTCGCGTCGGCGGCCGATCCGGTCCTCAACCAACCGCACCTCTACGCGGGTGGTGCGCGGAAGCTGAATCAGTGGGCGCTCGGGGGGACGTGGACGCTCCGCGCCGAGCATACCGACCTCAATCGCGCGGGCGGCGACATCGTCTACCGGTTTCATGCACGCGACCTGCACCTGGTGCTCGGCCCATCGGCGGATGGCCGACCAGTGAGGTTTCGCGTGACCGTCGATGGCGCAGCGCCTGGCCCGAACCACGGTGCAGACACCGATGCCGACGGCAACGGCGTGGTGACCGGCCATCGGCTCTATCAGTTAGTTCGTCAGCAGGGCCCAATTGTGGACCGTACGTTCGAGATCCACTTTCTCGATCCGGGCGTGCAGGCGTATGCGTTCACGTTTGGCTAAGCGGCCCATTTGCCAGTCTGGATAGGGAGAGAACTGTCATGCGTCACCATTGGGAGGTCAAATGGCTGGTTCTTGGGGGGAACCGACGCCTGAAGGTCTGGACGACGGTACTAGCGAATGTGGCCTCATGGCTGCACACGGTCCGATGGTGAGCCGCCGACAGATGTTGTCGTCGAGCGGGATGCATCCATCAATAGTCGACCCCGTTGCGGACACTAGCATCAGTGGCCGCTCATCAGCGTTGTACGGTCAGTGGGGCGAAAGAAGGCTCATACGCGATGCACTCCAGTTGTACCAAGCACAGGAGCCGATCCCGTCAGCGGCAACATTGGAACACGCGTAAGCCGGAAAGCGCAGGTGCGTTCCACGAGCTCACATGCAAATACGACTGTGGGCCTGAAGCCACGCAAGCCGCCTAAGGACGCGTGATTCGCCCGGGGTCAGCTGACACTGCAAATGCGTCGGCCGTGTCCCGGGCGGCTGCCGATATCTGCGGCAACAGTCTCCTGAGTTCTTCCAGTGCCATTAGCCGTTCGCCGGGTGGCAAGATTGGCCCTTGGCGATAGAGTTCCAGCGCACGCTCAATGAGCACTTGGAGGCGTGCGGCTGAAGGGCCAATGCCACCAGCAATTTTCGACATGTCGGAAGTCATGACGCTCCTCGCGGTCCCACGTTGAGCACTACATTTCCGGTATTATCGAAGTATTGCGTCTCTGGCCGTAACTTGTCCAACGGAAAATGTCACCGACCCTCACGACCGACGTTTGCGTTATCGGAGGCGGCCAGTCTGCGCTGGCCGTCGCCTATTTCCTGCGCCGCGCCTCTATCGGTTACGCCATTCTCGACGACCAGCCGGCGCCGGGCGGTGCCTGGCAGCATACCTGGGACTCGTTGCGCCTGTTCTCGCCAGCTCAGTGGAGTTCGCTTCCTGGCTGGCTGATGCCACCGGACACGGAAGAATACCCGTCACGCGAGCACGTAATCCGCTACCTCGCGGAGTACGAACGTCGATACCAGGTCCCCGTGCATCGCGCCGTCCGCGTTTCCTCGGTCGCGCGCTCAGACGCCGGACTTCTGGTTGAAAGCAGTCAAGGCACATGGCTCGCCCAGGCGGTCGTCAGCGCTACAGGCACGTGGGGGAACCCCTATATCCCGGAGTACCCGGGGCAGAGCTTTCACGGCAAGCAGATACATTCCGCGAACTATAGGAACGCCGATGACCTGCGTGGGAAGAACGTACTCGTCGTCGGCGGTGGGAACTCAGGCGCACAGATACTGGCCGAGGTGTCGCAAGTCTGTAACGTCGCATGGGTTACCCTGGAAGAACCGCTGTTCCTGCCGGATGAAGTCGACGGCCGTGTTCTCTTCGAACGGGCGACGGCCAGATGGAAAGCGCGCAGCGAGGGGAAACCGGACCCCGCGCCTGTCGGTGGGCTTGGTGATGTCGTCATGGTCCAGAGCGTCAAGGAAGCTAGAGCCCGAGGTGTGCTCCACACGGTACGGCCTTTTTCACGCTTTGAGACCGATGGAGTCGTATGGTCGGACGGAGCGTTTTCACCCGTTGACTTCGTCATCTGGTGCACCGGATTTCGTCCTGCCCTCGACCACCTCGATGCACTCGGCGTGCGCGAGAGCAATGGTCTAGTGGCGACCAACGGAACCCGGGCAACTCAGGAGCCGCGCCTCTGGCTGGTCGGCTACGGAGAGTGGACCGGCTTCGCTTCGGCGACGCTCATTGGCGTCATGCGTAGCGCGCGCGACACAGCCAACCAGATTGCGGAATATCTCAACTCAATTCGAGAACGGAGTAGCTCATGAACGTAACCATCTACCACAACCCCGATTGTGGGACATCGCGCAATACGCTGGCGATGATTCGAAACGCAGGCATCGAACCCACCATCATCGAATACCTCAAGAATCCACCGTCACGCGACGAACTCGCTGAGCTGATTCAGAAGTCGGGACTGTCAGTGCGTGAAGTCGTGCGGCAGAAGGGAACGCCATACGCGGAACTCGGACTGGACGACCCGAGTGTTACGGATGACCAGTTGCTCGACGCCATGATCGAACATCCTATCCTCATTAATCGACCTCTCGTCGTGACGCCGCTAGGGGTGCGACTGTGCCGTCCGTCCGAAGTGGTGCTCGATATTCTTCCGGCACAGCAGAAAGGGGCGTTCACGAAGGAGGATGGTGAGGTCGTCGTCGACAGCGAAGGCAAACGCGTCAGCAAGTCCTGATTCCATTCGGGCGCACCCTATTGCGTGGGTGCGCCAGCGAGGACCCAAGTCAGCACGACTTGCAGGTCCGCATCGCTGATACCAGGATTGGGCGGCATGGCAACAGGTCCCCATGCA
The nucleotide sequence above comes from Paraburkholderia flagellata. Encoded proteins:
- the cueR gene encoding Cu(I)-responsive transcriptional regulator; this encodes MNIGRAASASGVSAKMIRYYESIELIQAAGRTESGYRTYGTDDVHVLRFIRQARTLGFAIEQIRQLLTLWKDQRRASAEVKAIARQHVAELETRIAELVEMRDALAHLARHCAGDQRPSCPILEELSRGDGRKLARRELSLLEKSASGPGG
- a CDS encoding DUF4148 domain-containing protein — encoded protein: MDAITAIAGGGGGSRGPAYPHSSGASKIGHISVNAAPAVATQADVNSVADASSATGKTRAQVKAELLQAEESGFLPIYKNNYPPSSETIARNRMHFPPLEHAWRSEGKVVEAAR
- a CDS encoding thioredoxin family protein, which codes for MRSQKPSFMETSEIHPRVSLHQHRTCFALRIVANGSCDHIAIAVVASAGRSAGACINANSWPCPQFFAIRARAHMEWLPHLLWKAIMKVTARLNRFILATLLLSTSVAAFADGDSGIKQGLLDRNYPALAATKVEDAAALVKQEASSFLVKVSARSALTVEGTLPPLDGAVQWLNSPPLSADDLRSKVVIVDFWTYSCINSLRMLPYLKAWADKYRAAGLVVIGVHAPEFGFEKDPGNVRHAVSDLKIDYPVAIDTDHAIWNAFDNDSWPANYFIDARGRIRYHQFGEGNYAESEQVIRELLTEAGAKNLPGGFVADTGKGAEAPPAFGDLQSPETYLGYARAQGFASAADPVLNQPHLYAGGARKLNQWALGGTWTLRAEHTDLNRAGGDIVYRFHARDLHLVLGPSADGRPVRFRVTVDGAAPGPNHGADTDADGNGVVTGHRLYQLVRQQGPIVDRTFEIHFLDPGVQAYAFTFG
- a CDS encoding ArsO family NAD(P)H-dependent flavin-containing monooxygenase, with the translated sequence MSPTLTTDVCVIGGGQSALAVAYFLRRASIGYAILDDQPAPGGAWQHTWDSLRLFSPAQWSSLPGWLMPPDTEEYPSREHVIRYLAEYERRYQVPVHRAVRVSSVARSDAGLLVESSQGTWLAQAVVSATGTWGNPYIPEYPGQSFHGKQIHSANYRNADDLRGKNVLVVGGGNSGAQILAEVSQVCNVAWVTLEEPLFLPDEVDGRVLFERATARWKARSEGKPDPAPVGGLGDVVMVQSVKEARARGVLHTVRPFSRFETDGVVWSDGAFSPVDFVIWCTGFRPALDHLDALGVRESNGLVATNGTRATQEPRLWLVGYGEWTGFASATLIGVMRSARDTANQIAEYLNSIRERSSS
- the arsC gene encoding arsenate reductase (glutaredoxin) (This arsenate reductase requires both glutathione and glutaredoxin to convert arsenate to arsenite, after which the efflux transporter formed by ArsA and ArsB can extrude the arsenite from the cell, providing resistance.), which codes for MNVTIYHNPDCGTSRNTLAMIRNAGIEPTIIEYLKNPPSRDELAELIQKSGLSVREVVRQKGTPYAELGLDDPSVTDDQLLDAMIEHPILINRPLVVTPLGVRLCRPSEVVLDILPAQQKGAFTKEDGEVVVDSEGKRVSKS